In Stutzerimonas stutzeri, a genomic segment contains:
- the prpB gene encoding methylisocitrate lyase, whose translation MTLPTPGQRFRDAVASEHPLQVVGAINANHALLAKRAGFKAIYLSGGGVAAGSLGLPDLGISGLDDVLTDVRRITDVCDLPLLVDVDTGFGSSAFNVARTVKSMIKFGAAAIHIEDQVGAKRCGHRPNKEIVSQQEMVDRIKAAVDARTDDSFVIMARTDALAVEGLESALERAQACIEAGADMVFPEAITELSMYKLFAEKVGAPVLANITEFGSTPLFTTEELASSDVSLVLYPLSAFRAMNRAAENVYTAIRRDGTQKNVIDTMQTRMELYERINYHAFEQSLDALFAQKKG comes from the coding sequence ATGACACTTCCTACCCCCGGCCAGCGCTTTCGTGACGCGGTGGCCAGTGAACACCCGCTGCAGGTAGTTGGCGCGATCAACGCCAATCATGCGCTGCTTGCCAAGCGTGCCGGTTTCAAGGCGATCTACCTGTCGGGTGGTGGCGTCGCAGCCGGATCGCTTGGCCTGCCGGATCTCGGCATCAGCGGGCTGGATGACGTACTGACCGATGTACGCCGGATTACCGATGTTTGCGATCTGCCGCTGTTGGTTGATGTCGATACCGGCTTCGGCTCATCGGCCTTCAATGTGGCGCGCACCGTTAAGTCGATGATCAAGTTCGGCGCCGCAGCGATTCATATCGAGGATCAGGTCGGCGCCAAGCGTTGTGGTCATCGGCCCAACAAGGAAATCGTCTCGCAGCAGGAAATGGTTGATCGGATCAAGGCAGCCGTCGACGCGCGTACCGACGACAGCTTCGTGATCATGGCGCGTACCGATGCGCTGGCGGTCGAGGGGCTCGAATCTGCGCTGGAGCGCGCCCAGGCCTGCATTGAGGCCGGAGCGGATATGGTTTTCCCGGAAGCGATCACCGAGCTGTCGATGTACAAGCTGTTCGCCGAAAAGGTCGGTGCGCCGGTTCTGGCCAACATTACCGAATTCGGCTCGACACCGTTGTTCACAACCGAGGAGCTGGCCAGTTCCGACGTCTCCTTGGTGCTGTACCCATTGTCTGCCTTCCGCGCCATGAACCGGGCGGCAGAGAATGTCTACACCGCCATTCGCCGCGACGGAACGCAGAAGAATGTCATCGACACCATGCAGACCCGCATGGAGCTGTACGAGCGCATCAACTATCACGCCTTCGAGCAAAGCCTCGACGCGCTGTTTGCCCAGAAAAAAGGCTGA
- a CDS encoding ATP-dependent zinc protease: protein MSTKPRLLLLCLLASPFLVQAEEKTVYGLNEHVALPDFGLEVPAKLDTGAQTASLSARDIERFKRNGKSWVRFYLAIDEAHDRPIELPLQRISKIKRRAGDFDPEEEKTYTPRPVVELYLCMGKAKRSIEVNLTDRSAFQYPLLIGSDALARFEALVDPSLKYAAGKPGCIIESEADE from the coding sequence ATGAGCACCAAACCCCGTCTCCTGTTGCTCTGCCTTTTGGCCTCACCATTTCTTGTTCAGGCTGAAGAAAAAACTGTTTATGGCCTCAACGAACATGTAGCGCTGCCCGATTTCGGTCTCGAAGTGCCCGCGAAACTCGACACAGGCGCGCAGACCGCCTCGCTCAGTGCACGTGACATCGAGCGATTCAAACGCAACGGGAAAAGCTGGGTCCGCTTCTATCTCGCCATTGACGAGGCCCACGATCGCCCAATCGAGCTGCCTTTGCAGCGCATCAGCAAGATCAAGCGGCGCGCCGGTGACTTTGATCCAGAAGAGGAAAAAACCTACACCCCGCGCCCCGTCGTGGAGCTCTACTTGTGCATGGGCAAGGCTAAACGCAGCATTGAAGTGAACCTCACGGACCGAAGTGCATTCCAATACCCACTTTTAATTGGTTCCGATGCGCTTGCTCGCTTCGAAGCCCTGGTCGATCCAAGCCTTAAGTACGCTGCTGGCAAACCCGGCTGCATCATCGAATCCGAAGCTGACGAGTAA
- the prpC gene encoding bifunctional 2-methylcitrate synthase/citrate synthase, whose product MAEAKVLSGAGLRGQVAGQTALCTVGKTGAGLTYRGYDVRDLAAQAEFEEVAYLLFYGELPTVRQLADYKTRLQGMRDLPAALKEVLERIPADAHPMDVMRTGASVLGTLEPEHSFEQQRDVAERLMAAFPAIMCYWYRFTHEQQRIECTSDEATLGGHFLTLLHGKKPSELHVKVMNVSLILYAEHEFNASTFTARVCASTLSDMYSCVTGAIGSLRGPLHGGANEAAMDMIQQWTSPEEAMQGILGMLERKDKIMGFGHAIYKESDPRNEVIKVWAKKLAEEVGDTVLFPVSVAVDETMWAQKKLFPNADFYHASAYHFMGIPTKLFTPIFVCSRVTGWASHVIEQRANNRIIRPSAEYVGPEQRQVVPIAER is encoded by the coding sequence ATGGCTGAGGCAAAAGTATTGAGTGGCGCAGGCCTGCGTGGCCAGGTTGCTGGGCAGACTGCTTTGTGCACGGTCGGTAAGACCGGCGCGGGCCTGACCTACCGCGGATACGACGTACGGGATCTGGCGGCACAGGCTGAATTCGAGGAAGTCGCCTACCTGCTGTTCTATGGTGAGCTGCCGACGGTTCGGCAGCTTGCCGATTACAAGACACGCCTGCAGGGCATGCGTGATCTTCCAGCTGCGCTTAAAGAGGTGCTGGAGCGGATCCCGGCCGATGCGCATCCGATGGACGTGATGCGTACCGGCGCTTCTGTGCTGGGTACGCTGGAGCCGGAACATTCATTCGAGCAGCAGCGCGATGTCGCCGAACGTCTGATGGCGGCATTTCCAGCGATAATGTGCTACTGGTATCGCTTCACGCATGAGCAGCAGCGGATCGAATGTACCAGCGACGAGGCTACCCTAGGCGGGCATTTCCTGACGCTGCTGCACGGCAAGAAGCCGAGCGAGCTTCACGTCAAGGTGATGAACGTCTCCCTGATTCTCTACGCGGAGCATGAGTTCAACGCTTCGACTTTCACCGCGCGCGTCTGCGCCTCGACCTTGTCGGACATGTACTCCTGCGTCACCGGCGCCATCGGCTCGCTGCGCGGTCCGTTGCATGGCGGTGCCAACGAGGCGGCCATGGACATGATCCAGCAATGGACGTCGCCAGAAGAAGCGATGCAGGGCATCCTCGGCATGCTCGAGCGCAAGGACAAGATCATGGGTTTCGGCCATGCAATCTATAAGGAATCCGATCCGCGCAACGAAGTCATCAAGGTCTGGGCGAAGAAACTGGCCGAAGAAGTAGGCGATACCGTCCTGTTTCCGGTATCGGTTGCCGTCGACGAGACCATGTGGGCGCAGAAGAAGCTGTTCCCCAATGCCGACTTCTACCATGCCTCCGCGTATCACTTCATGGGGATCCCGACCAAGTTGTTCACGCCGATCTTTGTCTGCTCGCGGGTCACCGGCTGGGCGTCCCATGTCATCGAACAACGGGCCAACAATCGCATCATCCGGCCAAGCGCCGAGTATGTTGGTCCGGAACAGCGCCAGGTCGTCCCGATCGCTGAGCGCTGA
- a CDS encoding GntR family transcriptional regulator: MLDALEVARPDQVDSGTLSEHVFRLIQAAIVKGEIAPGSKISEPELARTYGISRGPLREAIHRLEGQKLLVRVPHVGARVVSLSHSELIELYEIRESLEGMACRLAAQRMSETEIDELRRVLETHERDEAFRAGVGYYQQEGDFDFHYRIIQGSGNRTLTQMLCGELYQLVRMYRIQFSATPNRPHQAFAEHHRILDAIADRDGELAELLMRRHIGASKRNIERHYQPDQQQTPQTRGEA; encoded by the coding sequence ATGCTCGATGCGCTAGAAGTTGCTCGCCCTGATCAGGTTGACAGCGGAACCCTTTCCGAGCACGTTTTTCGACTGATCCAAGCGGCCATCGTAAAAGGTGAAATCGCCCCAGGCAGTAAGATTTCGGAGCCCGAGCTTGCGCGCACATACGGCATAAGCCGGGGACCGTTGCGCGAGGCGATACACCGCCTGGAAGGGCAGAAGCTGCTGGTTCGCGTGCCGCACGTGGGGGCTCGTGTTGTTTCGCTCAGCCATTCGGAGTTGATCGAACTCTATGAGATTCGCGAATCGCTCGAAGGCATGGCCTGCCGATTGGCCGCACAGCGCATGAGCGAGACCGAAATCGATGAGTTACGTCGCGTGCTGGAGACTCATGAGCGAGACGAGGCGTTCAGGGCCGGAGTCGGCTATTACCAGCAGGAGGGCGACTTCGACTTCCACTACCGAATCATCCAGGGCAGCGGCAATCGCACGCTGACTCAGATGCTTTGTGGCGAGCTGTATCAGTTGGTTCGGATGTACCGCATCCAATTTTCCGCCACCCCGAACCGCCCGCATCAGGCGTTCGCTGAACATCATCGAATTCTCGATGCCATTGCCGATCGCGATGGCGAGCTGGCGGAGTTGTTGATGCGCCGGCATATCGGCGCGTCCAAGCGCAACATCGAGCGCCACTATCAGCCCGATCAACAACAGACACCACAAACAAGAGGTGAGGCATGA